Part of the Rothia mucilaginosa genome, GTGAGCAGCTTGATTTGCCGGGTACGTTGGAGCGTCTGCAGAAGGCGGGTTCGGCGATGGGTTACCTACCGGAGGAGAAGTTGGGCGTGTGCCTGGGTAGTATGCGTGCTTCGGCGGCGTTGATGCGTGGTGCTGAGCAGGCGTTCTTTGAAGGGGACGTGTTGCTGGTGGGTGTGCCGCATGAGGATCAGCCGTACCTGGATGCGGCGGGTTGGGCGGCGCATGCGTCGTCGTTCCGTTCGGTGCTGCTGGAGGGTACGCACCCTGATTTGGTGAATCCGGCGCGTTTGGCGGAGGTGACCGGCCACTTCGCCGGCTAGCCTCACCGACACCCCAATAACTGGAGTAGCCCGGAGGTAATAGTCGTTACCTCCGGGCTACATCGGTTAAAACATGCGGTTGAGTTAAAACACGAATGCCCCCGGTTGATGAATCATCAACCGGGGGCATCGTTTAGCGTCTAACGCAGAACCGGGGTTCTACAGCTAAATGCTTAGTGCTGCTCCAGCTCGGAGTTAGCGTTCACGTTGAGCAGGTCGTACTTAGCGAATGCCTTCGCGGGAACGTCTGCTGCAACCTCGCCGCGCTTTGCCAGCATCTGCAGGGTGCGGACAACAACCGACTCTGCATCGATGTGGAAGAAGCGACGTGCACCCGGGCGGGTGTCTGCGAAGCCGAAGCCGTCAGCACCCAGGGTTGCGAAGTCGTTCGGAACGAACTGGCGGATCTGGTCGGGAACATCCGAAGCGAAGTCGGTGGTCGCGACGATCGGGCCAGCAGCGCCAGCCAGCTTCTGGGTCACGTAAGGAACGCGAGCGGGCTGGTTCGGGTTCAGCAGAGCCTCTTCCTCAGCGGCAATACCGTCGCGGCGCAGCTCGGTCCACGAGGTGACAGACCAGACGTCTGCGGAGACGCCCCAGTCCTCAGCCAGCAGCTGCTGAGCCTTCTCAGCCCACGGAACAGCAACGCCGGATGCCAGCAGCTGTGCCTTGGGGCCGGAGGTCAGCGGGGACTCGCTAATCTTGTGGATACCCTTGATGATGCCCTCAACGTCAACGTTTGCCGGCTCAGCAGGCTGGTGAATCGGCTCGTTGTACACGGTCAGGTAGTACATGACGTTGTGGTCTTCGTCCTTGGTACCGTACATCTGCTCGATACCGCGCTCCACGATGTGAGCGATCTCGTAGCCGTAAGCCGGGTCGTAGATCTTGAACGCCGGGTTGGTGGACGCCAGAATCGGGGAGTGGCCATCGTTGTGCTGCAGACCCTCACCGGACAGGGTGGTACGACCTGCGGTTGCACCGATGACGAAGCCGCGGCACAGCTGGTCGGCAGCAGCCCAGAAGCCGTCGCCAGTGCGCTGGAAGCCGAACATCGAGTAGAAGATGTAAATCGGGATCATCGGCTCGCCGTGGGTGTCGTAGGAGGAGCCCAGTGCGATGAACGCAGCGGTTGCGCCTGCCTCGTTAATACCCACGTGAACGATCTGGCCCTCGGGGGACTCGGTGTAGGTGAGCATGAGCTGGTGGTCAACGGGCACGTAGTTCTGACCGTTGGGGTTGTACAGCTTAGCCGAGGGGAAGAAGGAGTCCATACCGAAGGTACGTGCCTCATCGGGGGTGATGGGAGCGATACGGTGACCGAAGCCCTTCACGCGCATGAGGTCCTTCATCAGGCGGACGAACGCCATGGTGGTAGCAGCGGTCTGCTTGCCGGAGCCCTTCTTGGTCTGTGCGTAGACCTTGGACTCGGGCAGGATAATCTCAGGCTGGGTGTTTGCACGGCCGGGGATGTAACCGCCGAGTTCCTTACGGCGTGCGTGCATGTACTGCAGTGCCGGGTGGCTTGCCTCGGGCACGTAGTACGGCGGGTTGTACAGATCCTTCTCCAGCTCCTCGTCGGAGATGGGGATGTTCAGGTGGTCACGGAAGCCCTTCAGTGCTTCCATGGTGAACTTCTTGATCTGGTGGGTGGAGTTACGTGCCTCGAAGTAGGGGCCGAGCTCCGCACCCTTAATGGACTGTGCCAGGATGACGGTGGGCTTGCCCTTGGTCTCCATAGCTTCCTTGTAGGCTGCGTAGAGCTTCTTGTCGTCGTGGCCACCCAGGCGCAGGTTGAAGATCTGCTCGTCGGTCAGGTCTGCAACCAGTTCCTTGGTTTCGGGGTACTTGCCGAAGAAGTGCTCGCGGATGTAGCCACCGTCTTCGCCACGGAAGGTCTGGTAGTCACCGTCGAGGGTCTCGTTCATCAGCTGGATGAGCTTGCCGCTCTTGTCCTTCTTGAGCAGCTCGTCGTAGTCGGAGCCCCACAGGACCTTGATGACGTGCCAGCCTGCGCCGCGGAAGAATGCCTCGAGCTCCTGAACGATCTTGCCGTTACCGCGAACGGGGCCGTCCAGACGCTGCAGGTTGCAGTTGACGACGAAGGTCAGGTTGTCCAGGTGCTCGTTTGCAGCCAGCTGCAGTGCACCACGCGACTCGGGCTCGTCCATTTCGCCGTCGCCCAGGAATGCCCAGACGTGCTGCTCGGAGGTGTCCTTGATCTTGTGGTTGTGCAGGTACTTGTTGAAGGATGCCTGGTGGATTGCGTTCAGGGGGCCCAGACCCATGGAAACGGTCGGGAACTGCCAGAACTCGGGCATGCAACGGGGGTGCGGGTACGAAGGAATACCGTTTGCGCCCTTGGTCTTCTCCTGGCGGAAGCCGTCCATCTGCTCTTCGGTCAGGACGCCCTCAACGAATGCGCGGGAGTAGACACCGGGGGAGGAGTGACCCTGGAAGAAGACCTGGTCACCGCCACCGGGGTGGTTACGGCCGCGGAAGAAGTGGTTCTGGCCCATTTCGTAGAGGTCAGCCACACCTGCGAAGGTGGAGATGTGACCGCCAACGCCGATGCCCTTCTTCTGGGCACGCTGAACCATGATTGCTGCGTTCCAACGAATCCATGCGCGGTACTGGCGCTCGAGTTCCTCATCACCGGGGTACTCGGGCTGCTGGTCGACGGGGATGGTGTTGATGTAGTCGGTCTTGACCAGAGTCGGGACCTTAACACCCTTTGCGCCAGCCTCCTTGAGCAGTGCGCGAAGGATGTACTCTGCACGCTCGGTGCCGTGAGTCTTGATAAGGTCCTCGAGGGACTCAGCCCATTCCTGGGTCTCTTCTACGTCGATGTCCTTGAGGCCATCAAGAAGGGTGCTCAGGGAGTGCTCGTTCGGTACGTTAGCCAAACTAATCCAACCTCTCTTCTGTGCGGTTGTGTAGATTGTTCGCCGCGATGTTGCATTGTCGAACAATCTCTGCGTTTAAGCGCTATAGATCCGTGGGGTCTACTTCGCTACTTATCTCTACTATCTTAGACCTAAATGTGGGCTTCTTGGCATCAAAC contains:
- the aceE gene encoding pyruvate dehydrogenase (acetyl-transferring), homodimeric type translates to MANVPNEHSLSTLLDGLKDIDVEETQEWAESLEDLIKTHGTERAEYILRALLKEAGAKGVKVPTLVKTDYINTIPVDQQPEYPGDEELERQYRAWIRWNAAIMVQRAQKKGIGVGGHISTFAGVADLYEMGQNHFFRGRNHPGGGDQVFFQGHSSPGVYSRAFVEGVLTEEQMDGFRQEKTKGANGIPSYPHPRCMPEFWQFPTVSMGLGPLNAIHQASFNKYLHNHKIKDTSEQHVWAFLGDGEMDEPESRGALQLAANEHLDNLTFVVNCNLQRLDGPVRGNGKIVQELEAFFRGAGWHVIKVLWGSDYDELLKKDKSGKLIQLMNETLDGDYQTFRGEDGGYIREHFFGKYPETKELVADLTDEQIFNLRLGGHDDKKLYAAYKEAMETKGKPTVILAQSIKGAELGPYFEARNSTHQIKKFTMEALKGFRDHLNIPISDEELEKDLYNPPYYVPEASHPALQYMHARRKELGGYIPGRANTQPEIILPESKVYAQTKKGSGKQTAATTMAFVRLMKDLMRVKGFGHRIAPITPDEARTFGMDSFFPSAKLYNPNGQNYVPVDHQLMLTYTESPEGQIVHVGINEAGATAAFIALGSSYDTHGEPMIPIYIFYSMFGFQRTGDGFWAAADQLCRGFVIGATAGRTTLSGEGLQHNDGHSPILASTNPAFKIYDPAYGYEIAHIVERGIEQMYGTKDEDHNVMYYLTVYNEPIHQPAEPANVDVEGIIKGIHKISESPLTSGPKAQLLASGVAVPWAEKAQQLLAEDWGVSADVWSVTSWTELRRDGIAAEEEALLNPNQPARVPYVTQKLAGAAGPIVATTDFASDVPDQIRQFVPNDFATLGADGFGFADTRPGARRFFHIDAESVVVRTLQMLAKRGEVAADVPAKAFAKYDLLNVNANSELEQH